DNA from Bradyrhizobium diazoefficiens USDA 110:
CGCAGCATCAGTCCGCGGTGCTCAAGATCGCCGACATCCGCGCCGAGATCACCGCACTCGGCCGCGCTTACGGCTACGAGCTGATCCATCGCAAGCTGCGAATAGCGACCGCCGCCGACCGCGACCGTCTTGGCGTGAAGAAGGCCGGCAAGGTGGTCGCGATCGCCTGCCGCCATAGCGCCGACAACGTGCCGTTTGCCGCCGAGGACAGGCTGATCGACCTCTCGTCCGTGCCGGATGCCGCGACCGCGGACTTCTCGCGCGAACCGCCCGGCTCGTGGCTGCTTCACCATGTCCCATGGACGGAGGCCGAGCATACGATCAGCGCCATCGTTGCGGACGATCGCGCGGCGCAAGCGCTCGACATCGCCGTCGGCGCGCCCTGCCTCGTGATCGACCGCTACACCTGGCGCAGTACGCGCACGATCACCGCCGTGCGGCTGCTCTATCCCGGTGACTCCCACCGCCTTGTCGCCCGATTCAAGGGAGGCTGAGAGACCAATGTCGGCACAATTCGTGCAACGCTTCGGGCAAAGGTCCGCATGGACCGACACGAACAGATCAACAGGACGTCAATCCATCGATCGGCAAGAGGACGACAATCATGCGTAGTTCAAAGGTATTCGCGACAATCATTGCCCTGGCGGCCTCCACTCCGGTGCTCGCCGACGACGTCAAGGTCGGCGTCGGCATCTCCGGGTGGACCGGCTTCGCGCCGCTGACGCTGGCGAAGGAAGCCGGCATCTTCAAGAAGAACGGCCTCGACGTCACGATCAAGAAGATCCCGCAGAAGGACCGCCATCTTGCGATTGCTTCCGGCGACATCCAGTGCGCGGCAAC
Protein-coding regions in this window:
- the hutC gene encoding histidine utilization repressor, whose product is MSLATDGADQPTLYKRIRADIENRILTGEWPPGHRIPFEHELVARYGCSRMTVNKALSELAQADLIERRRRAGSFVRRPQHQSAVLKIADIRAEITALGRAYGYELIHRKLRIATAADRDRLGVKKAGKVVAIACRHSADNVPFAAEDRLIDLSSVPDAATADFSREPPGSWLLHHVPWTEAEHTISAIVADDRAAQALDIAVGAPCLVIDRYTWRSTRTITAVRLLYPGDSHRLVARFKGG